In Effusibacillus lacus, one genomic interval encodes:
- the glmU gene encoding bifunctional UDP-N-acetylglucosamine diphosphorylase/glucosamine-1-phosphate N-acetyltransferase GlmU — MSINAVVLAAGQGTRMKSRRHKVLHPVCGKPMIRHILDALQTAGITRPIVVIGSLGEQVQAALGDDVEFVWQKEQLGTGHAVMQVAPLLESGAGITLVCTGDTPLITADTFKNLIELHQQKGAAVTVLSGLLDNPFGYGRIIRGDDGSVLRIVEEKDASAEEKAVREINSGTYCFDTPSLLEALKHLTNDNAQGEYYLTDCIDILRRQGRKVAAYCATDADEIMGVNDRIQLAVVEQLLREKIRRDHMRNGVTLLDPSSVYIDTDVKIGADTVIYPGTFLTGFTEIGSGCEIGPNTQIQNCTLGDGSVVIQSVLIDSTFGAGVNIGPFAYVRPGSKVSNNVKIGDFVEVKNSTIGEGSKIPHLSYVGDADIGSNTNIGCGTITVNYDGITKHRTVVGNNSFIGCNTNLVAPVAVGDNSYVAAGSTITDHVPDGALAIAREKQVTKEGYKEKLEAKLRERRPEK, encoded by the coding sequence ATGTCAATTAATGCCGTTGTCCTCGCGGCAGGACAAGGTACACGAATGAAATCCCGGCGTCACAAAGTTCTTCACCCGGTATGCGGCAAACCGATGATTCGCCACATTCTGGATGCGCTGCAGACAGCGGGGATTACAAGACCCATTGTTGTAATTGGAAGTCTGGGTGAACAGGTTCAGGCAGCCCTCGGGGATGACGTTGAGTTTGTATGGCAGAAAGAACAATTGGGAACCGGCCACGCTGTAATGCAGGTCGCTCCGCTGTTGGAAAGCGGGGCTGGAATTACTCTGGTGTGCACCGGAGATACTCCCCTTATTACGGCTGATACTTTCAAGAATCTGATTGAACTTCACCAACAGAAGGGTGCTGCTGTAACCGTTCTGTCAGGACTTCTTGACAATCCGTTTGGATACGGCAGGATCATCAGAGGGGATGACGGCTCGGTTCTGCGGATTGTGGAAGAGAAAGATGCATCCGCAGAAGAGAAAGCGGTCCGGGAGATCAATTCCGGGACTTACTGCTTCGACACGCCTTCGTTGCTGGAAGCCTTAAAACATCTTACGAATGACAATGCCCAAGGAGAGTACTACCTGACCGATTGCATTGATATCTTGCGCAGGCAAGGAAGAAAGGTTGCAGCTTATTGCGCAACTGATGCAGACGAAATAATGGGTGTCAATGACCGCATTCAATTGGCTGTTGTCGAGCAGCTTCTGAGAGAGAAGATCCGGCGTGATCATATGAGAAACGGAGTGACCCTATTGGATCCGTCATCCGTATATATTGATACGGATGTAAAAATTGGAGCCGACACTGTAATCTACCCCGGAACTTTTCTGACCGGTTTTACCGAAATCGGGAGCGGTTGCGAGATTGGCCCGAATACACAGATCCAAAACTGCACACTGGGGGATGGAAGCGTTGTCATTCAATCAGTGTTGATCGATTCGACCTTTGGTGCAGGAGTTAACATTGGGCCGTTCGCCTATGTGAGACCCGGTTCGAAAGTGTCGAACAATGTGAAAATCGGCGATTTCGTTGAAGTGAAGAATTCCACAATCGGTGAAGGCAGTAAGATTCCCCATCTTTCCTATGTGGGGGATGCCGACATCGGAAGCAACACCAATATCGGTTGTGGGACAATCACCGTAAATTATGACGGAATAACCAAACATAGAACGGTTGTGGGCAATAACAGTTTTATTGGCTGTAACACCAACCTGGTCGCTCCCGTAGCCGTCGGTGACAATTCTTATGTGGCGGCGGGTTCGACAATCACCGATCACGTACCGGATGGGGCTTTGGCCATTGCTCGGGAAAAACAAGTGACCAAAGAAGGATACAAGGAGAAATTAGAGGCTAAGCTGCGTGAGCGGCGCCCGGAAAAGTGA
- the spoVG gene encoding septation regulator SpoVG, which yields MQITDVRLRKVNTEGRMKAIASITLDHEFVIHDIRIIDGNNGLFVAMPSKRTPDGEFRDIAHPISSEARQKIQLAILNVYHETEDVQEGA from the coding sequence GTGCAAATTACCGATGTACGTCTGAGAAAAGTCAACACCGAAGGAAGAATGAAAGCGATCGCTTCCATTACGCTTGATCATGAATTTGTGATTCATGATATTCGCATCATTGACGGGAACAACGGCTTATTCGTTGCCATGCCGAGCAAGCGAACTCCGGACGGAGAGTTCCGGGACATCGCGCATCCGATTTCTTCCGAAGCGCGCCAAAAGATCCAACTGGCCATTCTTAACGTGTATCACGAAACGGAAGACGTTCAAGAAGGAGCCTAA
- a CDS encoding RidA family protein: MNKQIVSTTQAPAAIGPYSQAVLAGNMLFTSGQIPLTPEGELVTGDIQAQTRQVFKNLDAVLKEAGFTFADVVKATVFIADMNDFAKINEIYAEYFKEKPPARSTVQVARLPRDVGVEIDLVAIRS, from the coding sequence ATGAATAAGCAGATTGTATCCACCACGCAAGCGCCTGCGGCAATCGGACCCTATTCACAAGCGGTTCTGGCAGGCAACATGCTGTTTACTTCCGGTCAGATTCCTCTCACGCCAGAGGGCGAATTGGTGACGGGTGACATTCAGGCGCAAACCAGGCAAGTTTTTAAAAACCTGGATGCGGTATTGAAGGAAGCCGGCTTCACTTTTGCGGATGTTGTCAAAGCTACCGTGTTCATTGCTGACATGAACGATTTTGCCAAGATCAATGAAATCTATGCGGAGTATTTCAAGGAGAAACCACCTGCCCGCTCTACTGTACAGGTTGCGCGACTTCCCCGTGACGTGGGTGTCGAAATTGATTTGGTGGCCATTCGTTCCTAA
- the purR gene encoding pur operon repressor has protein sequence MRGLRRSERIVRLTQTLLEQPYRLLSLTEMADQLSSAKSSLSEDLSIIRDVLSKEGTGILETHAGAAGGVRYIPRIPAWQVQDFVQEMCRILADPERILPGGYLYISDILGQPDVLDRAGRIFAHIFSEMEADYVLTVETKGIPLAVSTARYLHLPTVVVRRDHRVTEGSAVSINYVSGSRRIQTMSLSRRSLPEHSRVLIIDDFMKAGGTAKALIDMMKEFKTAVAGIGVFMSTSEPEDKMLEDYVSLTTLAHVDEISREIQVSKGNFKLSDKER, from the coding sequence GTGAGGGGATTGCGCAGGAGCGAACGAATTGTGCGATTGACACAGACTTTGTTGGAGCAGCCTTATCGTTTGCTTTCATTAACCGAGATGGCGGATCAATTGAGTTCGGCCAAATCATCCCTGTCTGAAGACTTGTCAATTATCCGGGACGTGTTGTCCAAGGAAGGCACTGGCATTCTGGAGACGCATGCAGGAGCTGCGGGGGGAGTCAGATATATTCCGAGAATTCCTGCCTGGCAAGTTCAGGATTTCGTGCAGGAAATGTGCCGGATATTGGCGGATCCCGAGCGGATTTTGCCGGGAGGATACCTTTACATTTCGGATATTCTCGGCCAGCCGGATGTATTGGACCGGGCCGGCAGGATTTTTGCCCACATATTTTCTGAAATGGAAGCGGATTATGTTTTGACTGTGGAAACAAAGGGAATCCCTTTGGCTGTTTCAACCGCCAGATATTTGCATCTCCCCACCGTGGTCGTCAGAAGAGACCACCGTGTAACGGAAGGTTCGGCTGTGTCCATCAATTACGTGTCAGGATCCCGGCGAATTCAGACCATGTCGCTCTCACGCCGCTCGCTTCCCGAACATTCAAGAGTACTGATTATCGATGACTTCATGAAAGCCGGTGGAACGGCCAAGGCGTTAATTGACATGATGAAAGAGTTTAAAACTGCCGTCGCGGGTATTGGAGTCTTTATGTCCACGTCCGAACCTGAAGACAAAATGTTGGAGGATTACGTCAGTTTGACTACTCTGGCCCATGTGGATGAAATATCCAGGGAAATCCAAGTGAGTAAGGGCAACTTTAAACTGTCTGATAAGGAGAGATAG
- a CDS encoding nucleotidyltransferase family protein — protein MLAYILAGGEKTEFTPQGKAFARIHGKQMVEYVIEALQGVSEIEHIVVINNQKSLLDNLREALQQPENPDEYILIATCDVPFLTADAVRDFLDRCNCEADFYYPIVGKEDQERRFPEIRRTYVKLKEGSFTGGNLFLVKPSKLIPLLGRVEKILDLRKSPLALSAELGFSFVLRMAFSKLTGMLTIRKVEDRVAELFQINARAVISPYPELANDIDRPEDLLLAENLLSG, from the coding sequence ATGTTGGCTTACATTCTCGCAGGCGGTGAAAAAACGGAGTTCACGCCGCAAGGAAAAGCTTTTGCCCGCATTCATGGCAAACAGATGGTCGAATATGTCATAGAAGCACTCCAGGGTGTTTCGGAAATTGAACATATCGTCGTGATCAATAACCAAAAAAGTCTCTTGGACAATTTGAGGGAGGCACTGCAGCAACCGGAGAACCCGGATGAATACATATTGATTGCCACCTGTGACGTACCGTTTCTGACTGCTGATGCGGTGAGAGACTTTTTGGACAGGTGCAATTGTGAAGCTGACTTCTATTATCCGATTGTGGGGAAGGAAGACCAAGAACGAAGGTTCCCGGAGATTCGGCGGACCTATGTCAAGCTGAAGGAAGGATCCTTTACCGGAGGAAACCTGTTTCTTGTCAAACCTTCCAAGTTAATCCCCTTGTTGGGCCGAGTGGAAAAGATTCTTGACCTCCGCAAGAGCCCCCTGGCATTGTCGGCAGAATTGGGATTCAGTTTCGTCCTTCGCATGGCATTTTCCAAGCTGACAGGGATGCTGACCATTCGAAAAGTGGAAGACCGGGTTGCGGAATTGTTCCAAATCAACGCACGTGCCGTCATCTCTCCTTACCCAGAGTTGGCCAACGATATTGACAGGCCAGAGGATCTCCTCCTTGCCGAGAATTTGCTGTCTGGGTGA
- the ispE gene encoding 4-(cytidine 5'-diphospho)-2-C-methyl-D-erythritol kinase has protein sequence MIREKAKAKINLTLDVLFKRADGYHEVEMVMQTVDLSDQLLLEERDDNQIVLSCGVPYIPLDNRNLAYKAAALLRERYGIRKGIHITIDKQIPVAAGLAGGSSDGAAALRGLNRLWNLGLTLEELAELGAELGSDVPFCIYGGTAIARGRGEIIERLPAAPPLWVVLVKPPITVSTADVYGNLKVDEIDSHPDTLGMIQALASGNPERIVSGLGNVLEQVTFKMHPEVERLKSQIVKFGAMGALMSGSGPTVFGITDRESRAQRIYNALRGFSKEVYLTRFL, from the coding sequence GTGATACGTGAAAAGGCTAAGGCAAAAATCAATCTGACGCTTGATGTATTGTTCAAGCGGGCTGACGGTTATCATGAGGTCGAAATGGTTATGCAGACAGTGGACCTGTCTGATCAACTGTTGCTGGAAGAAAGGGATGACAACCAGATTGTCTTGTCGTGCGGGGTTCCCTATATCCCGCTGGACAACAGAAATCTGGCTTATAAAGCTGCTGCATTGCTGAGAGAACGCTATGGTATCAGAAAGGGTATTCACATCACCATCGATAAACAGATTCCGGTGGCGGCTGGCCTTGCCGGGGGATCCAGCGACGGGGCTGCGGCGCTTCGCGGATTGAATCGTTTATGGAACCTGGGTTTGACTCTGGAAGAGTTGGCGGAACTGGGCGCAGAGTTGGGTTCTGACGTTCCTTTCTGCATTTACGGCGGAACCGCCATTGCCAGAGGAAGGGGGGAAATTATTGAACGCCTGCCGGCGGCACCCCCGTTGTGGGTGGTACTTGTTAAACCACCCATCACCGTATCAACGGCAGATGTGTATGGAAACCTGAAAGTGGATGAAATCGACTCCCATCCGGACACCCTGGGAATGATACAAGCATTGGCTTCGGGCAATCCGGAGCGGATTGTATCCGGACTTGGAAATGTGCTGGAACAAGTTACCTTTAAAATGCACCCGGAAGTGGAAAGATTAAAGTCCCAAATAGTGAAATTCGGTGCAATGGGAGCGTTGATGTCTGGATCCGGCCCGACAGTATTTGGGATAACCGATCGGGAAAGCAGAGCGCAACGGATATACAATGCATTGCGGGGTTTTTCAAAAGAAGTCTACCTGACGAGATTTCTGTAA
- the cphA gene encoding cyanophycin synthetase: protein MRIGEIRTLSGPNIYNHKPVLVMKLFLDDLTETESYEIPGFIDRLLALLPGLRTHHCAKGRPGGFIERLYGGTYFGHIVEHVALELTEMAGVPAFFGKTLYADGPGLYDVVVEYRAEQTTRYLLQTAVELVDSLVSGKPFPLEERILEAKQIAAKTELGPSTRAIVDAAERRGIPWSRLNYGSLIQLGYGKHRKYVQATISDHTCAIGVDIAGDKSLTKNLLEQACIPVPRGRIVRKPQEAIDFLVNVGKPVVVKPLNGCQGKGVSLNLTTPSEVRYAFQIAVEYSSDVMVEEFLLGKNYRVLVINGHVTAVSERIPAHVVGDGKHTVAELIELTNLDPLRGDDHEKPLTRIVIDPILIAYLRKRGRNLNDIPDSGEVVYLRESANLSTGGIARDVTDKIHPDVAMLCERAARTVGLDICGVDLVLPDIAEPLEWGRGGVIEVNAAPGIRMHHYPSEGQSRNVAEAIVEMMYPAGSPSRIPIISVTGTNGKTTTTRMIGHILAATGKTIGMTTTDGIFINGRCIMKGDTTGPISAKAVLSDTLVEAAVLETARGGIVRSGLGYDWSDVGVITNIQPDHIGQDGIEQLEDILHIKSLVAERVREGGTLVLNADDERLAGLMTIPRLRKVKKNVVYFSLQPDHPLIKRYLAANGTAFFLKNDWIVEAKGQTENKIVHTCDIPITMGGTAEFHIANALAAIAACRGYGMTRERIASAISTFRSDWHNPGRTNLFQVANGYVMVDYGHNPDSFAAVSKMASLWEGRRVTGIVGVPGDRDNSVVELAARVAAKGFGRLIVKEDKDLRGRLRGEVANIMYKAIRDEVPNRECKIILDECEALSQAVREMQPGEIIVIFYEKLEPVMKVLALYGAVSVWTVEGILPRLSLAKM, encoded by the coding sequence TTGAGAATTGGCGAGATTCGGACTTTGTCCGGTCCGAATATCTATAATCATAAACCGGTTCTGGTCATGAAATTGTTCCTTGACGATTTGACCGAAACAGAAAGTTACGAGATACCCGGATTTATTGACCGGCTGCTGGCTTTGCTCCCCGGTCTTCGTACACATCATTGCGCCAAAGGGAGACCCGGAGGGTTTATCGAACGTCTATACGGTGGGACCTACTTTGGTCACATTGTTGAACATGTGGCTTTGGAATTGACGGAGATGGCAGGTGTCCCTGCGTTTTTCGGCAAAACGCTTTATGCGGACGGGCCGGGCCTTTATGATGTGGTTGTCGAATATCGGGCCGAACAAACTACCCGTTATCTGCTGCAAACGGCCGTAGAACTCGTTGACTCCCTGGTGTCGGGCAAACCGTTCCCCCTTGAGGAACGAATCTTGGAGGCCAAACAAATCGCCGCCAAGACAGAACTTGGTCCAAGCACGCGTGCCATTGTGGATGCTGCGGAGCGGCGGGGCATTCCCTGGAGCCGTTTAAACTATGGAAGTTTAATCCAACTGGGATATGGCAAGCACAGAAAATACGTTCAGGCTACTATCTCGGACCATACTTGTGCCATAGGGGTTGACATTGCAGGAGACAAGAGCCTGACGAAAAACCTTTTGGAACAGGCATGCATTCCTGTTCCCCGCGGCAGGATTGTTCGAAAGCCCCAAGAAGCAATTGACTTCTTGGTGAATGTCGGGAAACCCGTTGTGGTTAAGCCTCTCAACGGATGTCAAGGAAAAGGGGTTTCCCTGAATTTGACCACTCCGTCCGAAGTTCGGTATGCGTTTCAGATTGCGGTCGAATATTCCAGCGATGTTATGGTTGAAGAATTTCTTCTCGGGAAAAACTACCGGGTTCTGGTGATCAACGGACATGTGACGGCAGTCAGCGAACGTATTCCCGCACATGTTGTGGGAGATGGCAAACATACGGTAGCGGAACTGATTGAGCTGACCAATCTGGACCCGCTGCGCGGGGATGACCACGAAAAACCTTTAACCAGAATTGTTATAGATCCAATCCTTATTGCGTATTTGCGAAAAAGAGGCCGAAACTTGAACGACATACCCGATTCGGGTGAAGTTGTTTACTTGCGTGAAAGCGCCAATCTGTCCACGGGCGGAATAGCCAGGGATGTGACAGACAAAATCCATCCGGATGTTGCGATGCTCTGTGAGCGGGCAGCCAGAACTGTGGGTCTTGACATTTGCGGAGTAGACCTTGTTCTTCCGGATATTGCGGAGCCTTTGGAATGGGGCAGAGGAGGCGTAATTGAAGTCAATGCGGCCCCGGGTATCCGGATGCATCATTATCCCAGCGAGGGACAGTCGCGGAATGTGGCGGAAGCCATAGTTGAAATGATGTACCCTGCCGGTTCCCCTTCTCGAATTCCAATTATTTCGGTAACGGGAACCAACGGCAAAACAACTACAACCCGGATGATTGGGCACATACTTGCCGCAACCGGAAAAACCATAGGGATGACCACCACAGATGGAATTTTTATCAATGGGCGGTGCATTATGAAAGGGGATACTACCGGTCCCATCTCTGCCAAGGCTGTATTGTCCGATACTTTGGTGGAAGCGGCAGTCCTGGAAACCGCAAGGGGTGGCATTGTCCGGTCGGGCCTCGGATACGATTGGTCGGATGTTGGAGTGATTACCAATATCCAGCCTGATCACATAGGTCAGGACGGAATTGAACAATTGGAAGACATCCTGCATATAAAGTCATTGGTGGCAGAGCGAGTAAGAGAAGGCGGAACCCTGGTACTGAACGCTGACGATGAACGGCTGGCCGGTCTGATGACAATCCCTCGCCTGCGAAAGGTAAAGAAAAACGTTGTCTATTTTTCATTGCAGCCTGACCATCCGTTGATAAAGCGGTATCTTGCTGCCAACGGAACCGCATTCTTTTTGAAAAATGACTGGATTGTGGAAGCCAAAGGGCAAACGGAAAACAAAATCGTACACACTTGCGATATACCCATCACAATGGGGGGAACGGCCGAGTTTCACATCGCTAACGCACTGGCCGCAATAGCGGCTTGCAGAGGGTACGGAATGACAAGAGAACGGATTGCATCCGCGATTTCAACTTTCAGAAGCGACTGGCACAATCCTGGCAGAACCAATTTGTTTCAGGTTGCCAACGGATATGTAATGGTGGATTACGGGCACAATCCCGACTCCTTCGCTGCTGTAAGCAAAATGGCGTCTCTTTGGGAAGGCAGAAGAGTAACCGGCATCGTGGGGGTGCCGGGAGACAGGGATAACAGTGTTGTGGAACTGGCGGCAAGAGTTGCGGCAAAGGGATTTGGCAGGTTAATTGTAAAAGAAGACAAGGACTTGCGGGGACGCCTGAGAGGTGAAGTAGCCAACATCATGTACAAGGCGATTCGGGATGAAGTTCCAAATCGGGAATGCAAAATCATCTTGGACGAATGTGAGGCGCTCTCCCAGGCTGTTAGGGAAATGCAACCGGGTGAGATCATTGTGATTTTCTATGAAAAACTTGAACCGGTGATGAAAGTTCTGGCTTTGTACGGTGCAGTATCCGTCTGGACCGTTGAAGGGATTCTGCCCCGATTAAGCCTGGCCAAGATGTAA
- a CDS encoding cyanophycinase yields the protein MSQRPGHLVVIGGAEDKKGECKILREFVRLSGGPRARIVVMTVATELPLEVGAEYMEVFDRIGVEDVRTFDVSNRANANAESAVKAIEKATGVFFTGGDQVRITNLLGGTKIDAILHKRHEEGMVLGGTSAGASMMSNIMIIEGEPETNPRLGAVEMGAGMEFIPGVVIDQHFAQRGRIGRLLSAVAKYPHHLGIGIDENTALLLKDHVFEVIGDGAVTVLDAGAMTYSNAPGLHNNDNLAMCGIVIHVLPAGYRFHLRERTPVIETGNQADRTRS from the coding sequence ATGAGTCAACGCCCGGGACACTTGGTAGTGATCGGCGGAGCGGAAGACAAGAAGGGGGAATGCAAAATCCTCCGGGAATTCGTAAGATTATCCGGAGGTCCTCGTGCCCGGATTGTCGTTATGACGGTTGCAACGGAATTGCCCTTGGAAGTGGGAGCAGAGTACATGGAAGTGTTTGACCGGATCGGAGTGGAGGATGTAAGGACGTTTGATGTGTCAAACCGTGCGAATGCCAATGCGGAAAGCGCGGTAAAGGCAATAGAAAAAGCAACCGGTGTTTTCTTTACCGGCGGAGACCAGGTACGAATAACCAACCTCCTTGGGGGGACAAAAATTGATGCGATCTTGCACAAACGGCATGAAGAGGGCATGGTGTTAGGCGGTACAAGTGCCGGTGCTTCCATGATGTCCAACATCATGATCATCGAAGGAGAGCCGGAAACAAACCCCCGACTTGGTGCCGTTGAGATGGGGGCAGGCATGGAATTCATCCCCGGGGTGGTAATCGACCAGCATTTTGCTCAGAGGGGACGAATCGGACGTTTGTTGTCGGCGGTGGCAAAATATCCCCACCATCTCGGCATTGGCATCGATGAGAATACCGCCTTACTTTTAAAAGACCATGTTTTTGAGGTGATCGGGGACGGCGCCGTGACGGTATTGGATGCCGGGGCCATGACTTATTCCAATGCACCCGGATTGCACAATAACGATAACCTTGCCATGTGCGGCATAGTGATACATGTGCTGCCGGCAGGGTATCGTTTTCATCTGCGGGAGCGAACGCCGGTGATTGAAACCGGCAACCAAGCGGATAGAACAAGGAGCTGA
- a CDS encoding small, acid-soluble spore protein, alpha/beta type, protein MARRRGIMSEELKVEIAKELGFYDTVQREGWENIRAKDAGNMVKRAIEIAEEALARKDL, encoded by the coding sequence ATGGCTCGACGTCGGGGTATCATGTCGGAAGAACTAAAGGTGGAGATTGCCAAGGAACTTGGCTTTTATGACACCGTCCAACGGGAAGGTTGGGAAAACATCCGGGCCAAAGACGCGGGAAACATGGTCAAACGTGCGATTGAGATTGCAGAAGAGGCACTGGCCAGGAAAGATCTCTAA
- the veg gene encoding biofilm formation stimulator Veg — translation MATKNPLNEIKRNLDGYIGEKIMLRANGGRRKTIERMGVLEETYPSVFVVKLENTGNSFKRVSYSYADILTETVELTVCRDDQHIRVTYVEG, via the coding sequence ATGGCAACGAAAAACCCGCTCAACGAGATTAAACGGAATCTCGATGGGTACATCGGGGAGAAAATTATGCTTCGAGCTAACGGCGGTCGCAGAAAGACCATTGAACGGATGGGCGTTCTGGAAGAGACCTATCCCTCCGTGTTCGTAGTGAAGCTTGAAAACACTGGTAACTCTTTTAAACGAGTATCCTACAGTTATGCGGATATCTTGACGGAAACGGTTGAATTGACAGTTTGCCGGGATGACCAACATATCCGGGTTACTTACGTTGAGGGGTAA